The following are from one region of the Hydrogenimonas sp. SS33 genome:
- a CDS encoding YfcE family phosphodiesterase, with translation MKLGILSDTHKKAGRAKKAIDLLAGEGAEFLIHAGDIGKEEVLVYMEATGLPYAAVLGNNDRALVPLTERYALFREPHYFTVGEISVKLMHHPWFLTPDADLVVYGHTHRFGMRCGEGGTLFLNPGEVCARNKPVSEAVLLDVEEGAWHVKHFQRRIKESAWHTEEHHCPKEPIKETIYA, from the coding sequence ATGAAACTGGGCATCCTCTCCGACACCCACAAAAAGGCGGGCCGCGCCAAAAAGGCGATCGACCTGCTGGCGGGAGAGGGGGCGGAGTTTCTGATCCATGCCGGGGATATCGGAAAGGAGGAGGTGCTGGTGTACATGGAGGCGACGGGGCTGCCCTATGCGGCGGTGCTGGGCAACAACGACCGCGCCCTGGTGCCGCTGACGGAGCGCTACGCCCTTTTCAGGGAGCCCCACTACTTCACGGTCGGGGAGATCTCGGTGAAGCTGATGCACCACCCCTGGTTTCTCACCCCCGACGCCGACCTGGTCGTCTACGGCCACACCCACCGCTTCGGCATGCGCTGCGGCGAGGGGGGAACGCTCTTTCTCAACCCCGGCGAAGTGTGTGCCCGCAACAAGCCCGTCAGCGAGGCGGTTCTGCTGGATGTGGAGGAGGGCGCGTGGCACGTGAAACACTTTCAAAGGCGCATCAAAGAGAGTGCGTGGCACACTGAGGAGCATCACTGCCCGAAAGAGCCGATCAAAGAGACGATTTATGCCTGA
- a CDS encoding biotin synthase, which produces MPDKKPVFLCAISNISSGHCQQDCKFCTQSVRYGATIERYYHKPVETIVEEAKRARERKAAGFCLVTAGRGLDDKTLRFVCEAAEAVKKAVEGLGLIACNGTATVEQLRILKEHGIDSYNHNLETSEAFYPRICTTHKWRERYKTCENVKTAGLKLCTGGIFGLGEPDKERVSMLESVASLEPDSVPLNFFHPNPALPLPAPGLSVEEALSLVRMAREMVGERPRLMVAGGREITFGEEDWRIFEAGANAIVIGDYLTTEGAAPWRDHAMLARHGYTIAEGCEAGDEG; this is translated from the coding sequence ATGCCTGACAAAAAACCCGTATTTCTTTGCGCCATCAGCAACATCTCCAGCGGACACTGCCAGCAAGACTGCAAATTCTGCACCCAGAGCGTCAGGTACGGCGCGACGATTGAGCGCTACTACCACAAACCCGTCGAAACCATCGTCGAAGAGGCGAAGCGGGCCAGGGAGCGCAAGGCGGCGGGGTTCTGCCTGGTTACCGCCGGCAGGGGGCTTGATGACAAAACCCTCCGCTTCGTCTGCGAAGCGGCGGAGGCGGTGAAGAAGGCGGTGGAGGGGCTGGGGCTCATCGCCTGCAACGGCACGGCGACGGTGGAGCAGCTGCGCATTCTCAAAGAGCACGGCATCGACAGCTACAACCACAACCTGGAGACCTCCGAAGCCTTCTACCCCCGCATCTGCACGACCCACAAGTGGCGGGAGCGCTACAAAACCTGCGAAAACGTCAAAACAGCGGGCCTCAAACTCTGCACCGGCGGCATCTTCGGGTTGGGGGAGCCCGACAAGGAGCGGGTCTCGATGCTCGAAAGCGTCGCGTCGCTGGAGCCCGACTCGGTGCCGCTCAACTTCTTCCACCCCAACCCGGCGCTGCCGCTTCCGGCCCCCGGCCTGAGCGTGGAAGAGGCGCTCTCGCTGGTGCGGATGGCGCGGGAGATGGTGGGAGAGAGGCCGCGGCTCATGGTCGCCGGCGGACGGGAGATCACCTTCGGGGAGGAGGATTGGCGCATCTTCGAAGCGGGGGCCAACGCCATCGTTATCGGCGACTACCTGACCACCGAAGGGGCGGCCCCCTGGCGTGACCACGCCATGCTGGCGCGCCACGGCTACACCATCGCGGAAGGGTGCGAGGCGGGAGACGAGGGGTGA
- a CDS encoding cation:proton antiporter: protein MSSEISIILTLSLLIWVSPFIAKLVRLPTTPVEIILGSVAGGLGLFGHETSHLFELVAEFGFLYLMFVAGMEVNVKKLLRTDPFIMKRGTLYLALLYAFSVLIAYQLGLSFVFMVIFPLISVGLIAALAKEYGKETGWVKVAMTVGVLGELVSIVVLTLASAGIHYGLGLDFFFKISVLALFVAVMVFLYYTLHLLFWWYPEIRSVMMPYFDTKEQDIRLSMATLFIMLAVMLYLGLELAFGAFIAGVFIATFFSHKEDLETKLSSFGFGFLIPIFFIFVGSSLPFEALGKEGLVLFALIIAAIMIFVRLLAAFAFMRRCGYRNALLIGFSHAMPLTLLIAVATLAYHARSIDAFNYEALVLASIVEVVVSMTAIKLLAAREPGDCPIR, encoded by the coding sequence ATGAGTAGCGAAATTTCCATCATTCTGACCCTCTCCCTGCTGATATGGGTCTCTCCTTTCATCGCCAAACTGGTGCGGCTTCCGACCACGCCGGTGGAGATCATCCTCGGCTCCGTCGCCGGAGGGCTGGGGCTCTTCGGGCACGAGACCAGCCACCTCTTCGAGCTGGTGGCGGAGTTCGGGTTTCTCTACCTGATGTTCGTCGCCGGCATGGAGGTCAATGTCAAGAAACTGCTGCGCACCGATCCCTTCATCATGAAAAGAGGGACCCTCTACCTGGCGCTGCTTTACGCCTTTTCGGTGCTCATCGCCTACCAGCTGGGGCTCAGTTTCGTCTTCATGGTCATCTTCCCGCTCATCTCCGTCGGGCTCATCGCGGCGCTCGCCAAGGAGTACGGCAAAGAGACGGGGTGGGTGAAGGTCGCCATGACGGTGGGGGTTTTGGGGGAGTTGGTGAGCATCGTCGTCCTGACGCTGGCGAGTGCCGGCATCCACTACGGCCTGGGGCTCGACTTCTTCTTCAAAATCTCGGTGCTGGCACTTTTTGTGGCCGTCATGGTCTTCCTCTACTACACGCTGCACCTGCTCTTCTGGTGGTATCCGGAGATCCGCAGCGTCATGATGCCCTATTTCGACACCAAGGAGCAGGATATCCGCCTCTCCATGGCGACGCTCTTCATCATGCTGGCGGTGATGCTCTATCTGGGGCTGGAGTTGGCATTCGGCGCCTTTATTGCCGGCGTCTTCATCGCCACCTTCTTCTCCCACAAGGAGGACCTTGAGACGAAGCTCTCCTCCTTCGGTTTCGGCTTTCTGATTCCCATCTTCTTCATTTTCGTGGGGAGTTCGCTCCCCTTCGAAGCGCTGGGGAAGGAGGGGCTCGTCCTCTTCGCGCTGATCATCGCCGCCATCATGATCTTCGTGCGGCTGCTCGCGGCCTTCGCCTTCATGCGGCGCTGCGGCTACCGCAACGCCCTGCTGATCGGCTTCTCCCACGCCATGCCCCTAACGCTGCTCATCGCCGTCGCGACGCTGGCCTACCACGCCAGAAGCATCGACGCCTTCAACTACGAGGCGCTGGTGCTGGCCAGTATCGTCGAAGTGGTCGTCTCCATGACGGCCATCAAGCTACTCGCCGCCAGGGAGCCCGGCGACTGCCCCATCCGCTAA
- a CDS encoding shikimate kinase, translating to MATSSDCADNIVLIGFMGAGKSTVGRLLARQSGRHFLDVDTLIAAACGMPVAEIFEKEGEAAFRRMERQSAQWLAKCVRGSVVSTGGGMPLAVDTLRKIGTVVYLKLPFASVMKRIDARERARRPLFKDPENAEMLFKEREERYESQADIVVDADRPPEAVAEEIMRRLADGAVAGLPGGE from the coding sequence ATGGCTACCTCATCCGACTGCGCTGACAATATCGTCCTCATCGGCTTCATGGGGGCCGGCAAAAGCACCGTGGGGCGTCTGTTGGCAAGACAGAGCGGCCGCCACTTTCTCGATGTCGACACCCTCATCGCCGCCGCCTGCGGCATGCCGGTGGCAGAGATCTTCGAAAAGGAGGGGGAAGCAGCCTTTAGGCGGATGGAGCGCCAAAGCGCGCAGTGGCTGGCGAAGTGCGTCAGGGGAAGCGTCGTCTCGACCGGCGGCGGCATGCCCCTGGCCGTCGACACGCTGCGGAAAATCGGCACCGTCGTCTACCTGAAACTCCCCTTCGCCTCGGTCATGAAGCGCATCGACGCCCGGGAGAGGGCCCGGCGCCCCCTCTTCAAAGACCCAGAAAACGCGGAAATGCTATTTAAAGAGAGAGAAGAGCGGTACGAAAGCCAGGCCGACATCGTCGTCGACGCCGACCGGCCGCCCGAAGCGGTGGCGGAAGAGATTATGCGCCGGTTAGCGGATGGGGCAGTCGCCGGGCTCCCTGGCGGCGAGTAG
- a CDS encoding AMIN domain-containing protein, whose protein sequence is MKHLLTFLFLLTLPLAARENPFKPVIDNTVLPVTSNKVEKAPPFKEANVTLPSDARILTSVAIYYQALDGSVKKEVVSIDRSIDWHDPIVIRQVHPRAKKPAAKTLRRPLPAAKPLKTASKKRQKPKKSAAASSAETAEKTLRFAPLPFVTVELEGKSVHIVTADEKVRSFHLSNPFKIVVDFRRNAAFLTKHKEVDLPPFKAVDIGNHEGYYRVVVTFDAPYRYRLTKTSDGYLIRLR, encoded by the coding sequence GTGAAACACCTTTTGACCTTTCTCTTTTTACTGACGCTCCCCCTCGCGGCCCGGGAAAACCCCTTCAAACCGGTCATCGACAACACGGTCCTGCCCGTCACCTCCAACAAGGTGGAGAAGGCGCCGCCTTTCAAAGAGGCGAATGTCACGCTCCCCTCCGACGCCCGCATCCTCACCTCCGTCGCCATCTACTACCAGGCGCTGGACGGCTCGGTCAAAAAAGAGGTGGTCTCCATCGACCGCAGCATTGATTGGCACGATCCCATCGTCATCCGGCAGGTCCACCCCCGCGCCAAAAAGCCGGCGGCCAAAACGCTACGGCGCCCCTTACCCGCCGCCAAACCCCTGAAAACGGCTTCCAAAAAGCGGCAAAAGCCGAAAAAAAGCGCGGCGGCCTCCTCTGCCGAAACGGCCGAAAAAACCCTCCGTTTCGCGCCGCTCCCCTTCGTCACCGTCGAGTTGGAGGGCAAAAGCGTGCACATCGTCACCGCCGACGAGAAGGTGCGCTCTTTCCACCTGAGCAACCCTTTCAAGATCGTCGTCGACTTCCGGCGCAACGCCGCATTTCTGACGAAACACAAAGAGGTCGACCTACCCCCCTTCAAAGCGGTCGACATCGGCAATCACGAGGGGTACTACCGCGTCGTCGTCACCTTCGACGCCCCCTACCGCTACCGGCTGACGAAAACCTCCGATGGCTACCTCATCCGACTGCGCTGA
- the eno gene encoding phosphopyruvate hydratase — protein sequence MVFIDDIRADEVLDSRGNPTVRATVRLSDGTSADAIVPSGASTGKREALELRDGGDRYLGKGVLTACENVNIKIADELIGLSPYNQSEIDAIMKELDGSDNYANLGANAVLGVSMATARAAAASLGIPLYRYLGGANALVMPTPMLNIINGGSHADNSVDFQEYMIMPTGFDEFSEALRASSEVYHNLKKILHEMGHSTALGDEGGFAPNLSNNEEPIQVIMKAIEKAGYKPGEQIDIALDVASSELVADGGYRLESEGRTLSSEEMVEYYEKLIAKYPIVSIEDGLSEDDWDGWKVLTERLGCKIQLVGDDLFVTNASILAEGIQKGIANSILIKPNQIGSVSETMQTVRLAQRHGYTCVMSHRSGESEDAFIADFAVALNTGQIKTGSTARSERIAKYNRLLAIERELGYFEYLGKSLFS from the coding sequence ATGGTATTTATCGACGACATCCGGGCCGACGAGGTCCTCGACAGCCGGGGCAACCCCACCGTTCGCGCCACCGTGCGCCTCAGCGACGGCACCAGTGCCGACGCCATCGTCCCCAGCGGCGCCAGCACCGGCAAACGCGAAGCGCTGGAGCTGCGTGACGGCGGCGACCGCTACCTGGGCAAAGGGGTGCTGACCGCCTGCGAAAACGTCAACATCAAAATCGCCGACGAGCTGATCGGCCTCTCCCCCTACAACCAGAGCGAAATCGACGCCATCATGAAAGAACTCGACGGCAGCGACAACTACGCCAACCTCGGGGCCAACGCGGTTCTGGGCGTCTCCATGGCGACCGCCCGCGCCGCGGCCGCGAGCCTGGGCATTCCCCTCTACCGCTACCTGGGCGGCGCCAACGCCCTGGTCATGCCCACGCCGATGCTCAACATCATCAACGGCGGCAGCCACGCCGACAACAGCGTCGACTTCCAGGAGTATATGATCATGCCCACCGGCTTCGACGAATTCTCCGAAGCGCTGCGGGCCAGCTCCGAGGTCTACCACAACCTCAAAAAGATCCTCCACGAGATGGGCCACTCCACGGCGCTGGGCGACGAGGGCGGCTTCGCCCCGAACCTCAGCAACAACGAGGAGCCGATCCAGGTCATCATGAAGGCAATCGAAAAAGCCGGCTACAAGCCGGGCGAGCAGATCGACATCGCCCTGGACGTCGCCAGCAGCGAACTGGTCGCCGACGGCGGCTACCGGCTGGAGAGCGAAGGACGAACGCTCAGCAGCGAAGAGATGGTGGAGTACTACGAGAAGCTGATCGCCAAATACCCGATCGTCAGCATCGAGGACGGCCTCAGCGAAGACGACTGGGACGGCTGGAAGGTGCTCACCGAGCGCCTCGGCTGCAAAATCCAGCTGGTGGGCGACGACCTCTTCGTCACCAACGCCTCCATCCTGGCCGAAGGGATCCAGAAGGGGATCGCCAACTCCATTCTCATCAAACCCAACCAGATCGGTAGCGTCAGCGAAACGATGCAGACGGTCCGCCTGGCCCAGCGCCACGGCTACACCTGCGTCATGAGCCACCGCTCCGGCGAGAGCGAGGACGCCTTCATCGCCGACTTCGCCGTCGCCCTCAACACCGGCCAGATCAAAACCGGCTCCACCGCCCGCAGCGAACGGATCGCCAAATACAACCGGCTTCTCGCCATCGAGCGTGAGCTGGGCTACTTCGAGTATCTGGGAAAAAGCCTCTTTAGCTGA
- the recA gene encoding recombinase RecA: MAIDPNRQKALDVAIKQIDKAFGKGALVRLGDREIEPIEAISTGSLGLDMALGIGGVPKGRIIEIYGPESSGKTTLALQVISEAQKEGSICAFIDAEHALDVRYAKNLGVDVENLLVSQPDFGEQALDIVETIARSGAVDVIVVDSVAALTPKSEIEGDMGDTHVGLQARLMSQALRKLTGVLHKMNTTVIFINQIRMKIGTMGYGSPETTTGGNALKFYASVRIDVRRIATLKQGENQIGNRVKAKVVKNKVAPPFRIAEFDIMFGEGISKEGEIIDYGVKLDIIDKSGAWFSYKETKLGQGRENAKQTLKDNPELAAEIENEIKQALGIGSTMLEMSEEEIKAAGEQA, encoded by the coding sequence ATGGCAATCGATCCAAACAGACAAAAAGCGCTGGATGTGGCGATCAAACAGATCGACAAGGCATTCGGCAAAGGGGCACTGGTGCGCCTGGGCGACCGGGAGATCGAACCCATCGAGGCGATCAGCACCGGCTCCCTGGGGCTCGACATGGCCCTGGGCATCGGCGGCGTTCCCAAGGGGCGCATCATCGAAATCTACGGCCCCGAAAGCTCGGGCAAGACCACCCTGGCGCTGCAGGTCATCTCCGAAGCCCAGAAAGAGGGGAGCATCTGCGCCTTCATCGACGCCGAGCACGCCCTGGATGTCCGGTACGCCAAGAACCTGGGCGTCGACGTGGAGAACCTGCTGGTGAGCCAGCCCGACTTCGGGGAACAGGCCCTGGATATCGTCGAAACCATCGCCCGCAGCGGTGCGGTGGATGTCATCGTCGTCGACTCCGTGGCGGCCCTGACCCCAAAAAGCGAGATCGAAGGGGACATGGGCGACACCCACGTGGGCCTGCAGGCGCGCCTCATGAGCCAGGCACTCCGCAAGCTGACGGGGGTGCTTCACAAAATGAACACCACCGTCATCTTCATCAACCAGATCCGCATGAAGATCGGCACCATGGGGTACGGCTCCCCCGAAACCACCACCGGCGGCAACGCCCTGAAGTTCTACGCCTCCGTGCGCATCGACGTGCGCCGCATCGCCACGCTGAAGCAGGGGGAAAACCAGATCGGTAACCGGGTCAAGGCGAAAGTGGTCAAGAACAAGGTCGCCCCGCCCTTCCGCATCGCCGAATTCGACATCATGTTCGGCGAGGGCATCAGCAAGGAGGGCGAGATCATCGACTACGGTGTCAAACTCGACATCATCGACAAGTCGGGCGCCTGGTTCAGCTACAAGGAGACCAAACTGGGACAGGGGCGCGAAAACGCCAAGCAGACCCTCAAGGACAACCCGGAGCTGGCCGCCGAAATCGAAAACGAGATCAAGCAGGCCCTGGGCATCGGCAGCACAATGCTGGAGATGAGCGAAGAGGAGATCAAGGCGGCGGGCGAGCAAGCTTAA
- a CDS encoding menaquinone biosynthesis family protein, translating into MRQKAICPNPVTIAHSPDADDIFMYYAVKFGWVCTPQPFVNKALDIETLNEAALEGRYDVSAISFALYPKIREEYALLRTAVSFGEGYGPKLIKKKGTRLRRNFKVALSGRHTTNAMLFRIAYPEARIVYKNFLEIEKAVLEGEVHAGVLIHESILDFDENLEVEREIWDIWRELAGNDLPLPLGGMALRRSIPLLRAIEIEQTLTKAVDVANRHRGLLANMLLERNLVRIDAATLEKYLDLYANDRSVTMDDTQLQALDKLFQIGYEHGFYDCPIRAEDFMIPHEYAGERFS; encoded by the coding sequence ATGAGACAAAAGGCCATTTGCCCAAATCCCGTCACGATCGCCCATTCGCCCGATGCGGACGACATCTTCATGTACTATGCCGTCAAATTCGGATGGGTCTGTACGCCCCAGCCTTTCGTCAACAAGGCACTGGATATCGAAACCCTCAACGAAGCGGCCCTGGAGGGTCGCTACGATGTCAGCGCCATCAGTTTCGCCCTCTACCCCAAAATCAGGGAAGAGTACGCCCTTTTGCGCACGGCGGTCAGTTTCGGCGAAGGGTACGGCCCCAAGCTCATCAAGAAAAAGGGGACGCGGCTTCGCAGAAACTTCAAAGTCGCCCTCTCCGGCCGCCACACCACCAATGCCATGCTCTTTCGCATCGCCTACCCCGAAGCGCGCATTGTCTACAAGAATTTCCTGGAGATCGAAAAGGCGGTGCTGGAAGGGGAGGTGCACGCCGGTGTGCTGATTCATGAAAGCATACTCGATTTCGACGAGAACCTGGAGGTGGAGCGGGAGATCTGGGATATCTGGCGGGAGCTGGCGGGCAACGACCTGCCGCTGCCGCTGGGAGGCATGGCCCTGCGCCGCTCCATCCCCCTGCTGCGCGCCATCGAGATCGAGCAAACACTCACCAAAGCCGTCGATGTCGCCAACCGCCACCGGGGCCTCCTGGCTAACATGCTGCTGGAGCGCAACCTGGTACGCATCGACGCCGCGACCCTGGAGAAGTACCTGGACCTCTACGCCAACGACCGGAGCGTCACGATGGACGACACCCAGTTGCAGGCGCTGGACAAGCTCTTTCAGATCGGCTACGAGCATGGCTTTTATGACTGCCCGATCAGGGCGGAGGATTTTATGATACCCCATGAGTATGCCGGGGAGCGATTTTCGTGA
- the fliQ gene encoding flagellar biosynthesis protein FliQ: MEAQFVALGVETLKLALLLSLPMLLGGLIAGLAISIFQATTQINEMTLSFIPKIIVVAVIMIITMPWMMNEMIDFTKHMFDMIKHFAF; this comes from the coding sequence ATGGAAGCGCAATTCGTCGCCCTCGGTGTCGAAACCCTCAAACTGGCGCTGCTGCTCTCGCTGCCTATGCTGCTGGGCGGGCTCATCGCGGGTTTGGCCATCAGCATCTTCCAGGCGACGACCCAGATCAACGAAATGACGCTCAGTTTCATTCCCAAAATCATCGTCGTGGCGGTGATCATGATCATCACGATGCCCTGGATGATGAACGAAATGATCGACTTCACCAAACATATGTTTGACATGATCAAGCATTTCGCCTTCTAA
- a CDS encoding UDP-N-acetylmuramate dehydrogenase: MTTRRIDFSRFSSIKIGPVVEVAVLQKGDLPPEGHFLIGHANNLLVGPHPPPLCMLGKDFDDCRIEGERLVIGAATPTGKILSFCKKHDIGGFEFVAKLPGTLGGMLAMNAGVKRYETYNDLLTVTTERGVFEVSRIPHGYRFAKLPGVAFEAAFRLRRGFDGALADALLKLRANQPKAPSAGSFFKNPPDDYAGRLIEAVGLKGHRLGNMAWSDMHANFLVNLGGGTFEEAMALAELAKKRVWEAFGIVLEPEVKIVQA; the protein is encoded by the coding sequence ATGACCACCCGCCGCATCGATTTCTCCCGCTTTTCCTCCATCAAAATCGGCCCCGTCGTCGAGGTGGCGGTGTTGCAGAAGGGGGATCTTCCGCCCGAAGGCCATTTTCTGATCGGCCATGCCAACAACCTGCTCGTCGGGCCCCATCCGCCGCCGCTTTGCATGCTGGGCAAGGATTTCGACGATTGCCGCATCGAGGGGGAGAGGCTGGTCATCGGGGCGGCGACGCCGACGGGGAAGATCCTCTCTTTTTGCAAAAAGCACGACATCGGCGGTTTCGAATTCGTCGCCAAACTCCCCGGCACGCTGGGGGGTATGCTGGCGATGAACGCGGGGGTCAAACGTTACGAAACCTACAACGACCTGCTCACCGTCACGACGGAGAGGGGTGTTTTCGAAGTTTCCCGAATTCCCCACGGCTACCGCTTTGCGAAACTGCCCGGCGTCGCTTTCGAAGCGGCGTTCAGGCTTCGCCGCGGCTTTGATGGGGCGCTGGCCGATGCACTACTGAAGCTTCGCGCCAATCAGCCCAAAGCGCCCAGTGCCGGCAGTTTTTTCAAAAACCCTCCGGACGACTATGCGGGGCGGCTCATCGAGGCGGTGGGGCTGAAGGGGCATCGCCTCGGCAACATGGCCTGGAGCGACATGCACGCCAACTTTCTCGTCAATCTCGGAGGCGGCACCTTCGAAGAGGCGATGGCCCTGGCGGAGCTGGCCAAAAAGCGGGTGTGGGAGGCTTTCGGCATCGTGCTGGAGCCGGAGGTGAAAATCGTCCAGGCATAG
- a CDS encoding YeeE/YedE thiosulfate transporter family protein: MPRKISWFTGGILMALLILFTFSVWGANRPIGASTYVPYFAGVIFGLDPQHYEYMAQIEKPGAWEGVMLIGAFLGGLFMSLFVTKTFRFSVIPHLWKERKNHSVASRLFWSFVSGFVMIVGARLAGGCTSGHFLSGASQIAVSGLIFGGIVMATVIVTGRLFYKKK, encoded by the coding sequence ATGCCAAGAAAAATCTCCTGGTTCACCGGCGGCATTCTGATGGCGCTGCTGATTCTTTTCACCTTCTCGGTCTGGGGGGCGAATCGGCCCATCGGAGCGTCGACCTACGTTCCCTATTTCGCGGGGGTCATTTTCGGCCTCGATCCCCAGCACTACGAATATATGGCCCAGATCGAAAAACCCGGCGCATGGGAGGGAGTTATGCTCATCGGCGCCTTCCTGGGCGGCCTCTTCATGTCCCTTTTCGTGACGAAGACCTTCCGCTTCAGTGTCATCCCCCACCTCTGGAAGGAGCGGAAGAACCATTCGGTGGCGTCGCGCCTCTTCTGGAGTTTCGTTTCCGGCTTCGTCATGATCGTCGGGGCGCGCCTGGCGGGCGGCTGCACCAGCGGCCACTTTCTCTCGGGCGCCAGCCAGATCGCCGTCAGCGGCCTCATTTTCGGCGGCATCGTCATGGCGACGGTAATCGTCACGGGCCGCCTCTTCTATAAGAAGAAATAG
- a CDS encoding YeeE/YedE thiosulfate transporter family protein, translated as MIDRIMHMFEIVNTEGHGSVWLVLFIGFVFGAIIQWARVDKFEKIAGFAMLEDMTVPKMLFFSIGLASIGLYFMIEAGWAHYHVKPIMLGGIVIGGILFGIAMAIFGKCPGTGPISVAEGRIDVLVGAIGGIFGGLFFTWAYPWFKQIMGPNLGKLTLPGLFEGHAHLVVLIYGIALVVVAFAIPNLEYLDPEDHEDKAEL; from the coding sequence ATGATAGATCGCATTATGCATATGTTTGAAATCGTCAACACCGAAGGGCACGGCAGCGTCTGGCTCGTACTCTTCATCGGCTTCGTCTTCGGCGCCATCATCCAGTGGGCGCGGGTCGACAAGTTCGAAAAGATCGCTGGTTTCGCCATGCTCGAAGATATGACCGTCCCCAAGATGCTCTTCTTCTCTATCGGCCTGGCGAGCATCGGCCTCTATTTCATGATCGAAGCGGGATGGGCCCACTACCATGTCAAGCCGATCATGCTGGGCGGCATCGTCATCGGCGGCATCCTCTTCGGCATCGCCATGGCGATCTTCGGCAAATGTCCCGGCACCGGCCCCATCTCCGTCGCGGAAGGGCGGATCGACGTTCTCGTCGGCGCCATCGGCGGCATCTTCGGCGGCCTCTTCTTCACCTGGGCCTACCCCTGGTTCAAGCAGATCATGGGCCCCAACCTGGGCAAACTGACGCTCCCCGGCCTCTTCGAGGGGCACGCGCATCTGGTGGTGCTCATCTACGGTATCGCCCTCGTCGTCGTGGCGTTCGCCATTCCCAACCTGGAGTACCTCGACCCCGAAGACCACGAGGACAAAGCGGAACTCTGA
- a CDS encoding alanine--glyoxylate aminotransferase family protein codes for MLLFTPGPTPVPEAVRMAMAGPTIHHRTPEFEAIFKEARTRLMRLFGMDECVVLASSGTGAMEACVTNLARKKVLTVNAGKFGERFGKIVQAFGLEHVELKYPWDTPADVEDVKAALADDPDIDAFCIQVSESAGGLRHPVEEIAKAIKGLNPDIMVIADGITAVGVEPIDTTYIDALIAGSQKALMLPPGMAMIGLSDAAVARIGEGRGYYFNLASEIAKQRKNTTAYTAPTTLIIGLNKVLEMVEAKGYDRFYRETRARALATRAALEAVGCVLYPKTPALSMSAVYDEEANMVRDILKNEYDVNIAGGQDHLKGKLFRINQMGLIPPYESAWVVNAVEWAYDKMDRRPYDGTAARVFNEIYQANLS; via the coding sequence ATGCTCCTTTTTACCCCGGGGCCGACCCCCGTACCCGAAGCGGTCCGCATGGCGATGGCGGGACCGACGATCCACCACAGAACCCCCGAATTCGAAGCGATTTTCAAAGAGGCCAGAACGCGGCTTATGAGGCTTTTCGGCATGGACGAATGCGTCGTGCTGGCCAGTTCCGGCACCGGCGCCATGGAGGCGTGTGTCACCAACCTTGCGCGAAAGAAGGTGCTCACCGTCAACGCCGGCAAGTTCGGCGAGCGTTTCGGCAAGATCGTCCAGGCGTTCGGACTGGAGCATGTGGAGCTCAAGTATCCCTGGGATACCCCCGCGGATGTGGAGGATGTGAAGGCGGCCCTGGCGGACGACCCGGACATCGACGCTTTCTGCATCCAGGTGAGTGAAAGTGCGGGCGGCCTGCGCCATCCGGTGGAGGAGATCGCCAAGGCGATCAAGGGGCTCAATCCCGACATCATGGTCATCGCCGACGGCATCACGGCGGTAGGGGTGGAACCCATCGACACGACCTACATCGACGCCCTGATCGCCGGCAGCCAGAAGGCGCTGATGTTGCCGCCGGGCATGGCGATGATCGGCCTCAGCGACGCGGCGGTGGCGCGCATCGGCGAGGGCCGTGGGTACTACTTCAACCTCGCGAGCGAAATCGCCAAGCAGCGCAAGAACACCACTGCCTATACCGCCCCGACCACCCTCATCATCGGCCTCAACAAGGTGCTGGAGATGGTCGAAGCCAAAGGGTACGACCGCTTCTACCGTGAAACCAGGGCCCGGGCGCTGGCGACGAGGGCGGCGCTGGAAGCCGTCGGCTGCGTGCTCTACCCCAAAACGCCGGCGCTCTCCATGAGTGCGGTCTACGACGAAGAGGCCAACATGGTCCGCGACATCCTCAAGAACGAATACGACGTCAACATTGCCGGCGGCCAGGACCATCTGAAGGGCAAACTCTTCCGCATCAACCAGATGGGGCTCATTCCCCCCTACGAGAGCGCCTGGGTCGTCAACGCCGTGGAGTGGGCCTACGACAAGATGGACCGCCGCCCCTACGACGGCACCGCCGCCAGGGTCTTCAACGAAATCTACCAGGCGAACCTTTCATGA